The following proteins are encoded in a genomic region of Lutra lutra chromosome 16, mLutLut1.2, whole genome shotgun sequence:
- the DHX33 gene encoding ATP-dependent RNA helicase DHX33 isoform X2, producing the protein MLLREAISDSLLRQYSCVVLDEAHERTVHTDVLFGVVKTAQKRRKELGKLPLKVVVMSATMDVDLFSQYFDGAPVLYLEGRQHPIQVLYAKQPQQDYLHAALVSVFQIHQEAPPSQDILVFLTGQEEIEAMSKTCRDIAKHLPDGCPPVLVLPLYASLPYTQQLRVFQAAPKGCRKVILSTNIAETSITITGIKHVVDTGMVKAKTYNPDSGLEVLAVQRVSKAQAWQRTGRAGREGSGVCYRLYTEDEFEKLEKMTVPEIQRCNLASVLLQLLAMKVPDVLTFDFMSKPSPDHVQAAVAQLDLLGALEQKDGQLTLTPVGRKMAAFPLDPKFAKTLLLSPKFHCTEEILTVISLLSVDSVLYDPPSRRDEVQAVRRKFMSSEGDHITLLNIYRAFKNLGGSKDWCRENFVNSKNMALVAEVRAQLRDICLKMSMPMVSSRGDGESVRRCLAHSLFMSTAELQPDGTYVTTDSRQPVAIHPSSVLFHCRPACVVYTELLHTSRCYMRDVCVVDADWLHEAAPDYFRRKLRAAHD; encoded by the exons ATGCTTCTGCGGGAAGCAATCTCCGACTCTCTGCTGCGCCAGTacagctgtgtggtcttggacgAGGCCCACGAGCGGACAGTCCACACCGATGTGCTCTTCGGGGTGGTGAAGACCgcccagaagaggaggaaggagttgGGGAAGCTGCCTCTCAAA GTGGTCGTCATGTCCGCCACCATGGACGTGGACCTGTTCTCGCAGTACTTTGACGGGGCGCCGGTACTCTACCTGGAGGGTCGGCAGCATCCCATCCAGGTGCTCTACGCCAAGCAGCCGCAGCAGGATTACCTGCACGCCGCGCTCGTCTCCGTCTTCCAGATCCACCAG GAAGCGCCTCCTTCCCAGGACATCCTGGTGTTCCTCACGGGGCAGGAGGAGATTGAAGCCATGAGCAAGACCTGCCGAGACATCGCGAAGCACCTCCCGGACGGCTGCCCCCCCGTGCTGGTCCTTCCTCTGTACGCCTCCCTGCCCTACACCCAGCAGCTCCGCGTCTTCCAGGCGGCCCCGAAG GGCTGTCGCAAAGTGATCCTTTCAACCAACATCGCTGAGACGTCCATAACCATCACGGGGATAAAGCATGTGGTTGACACAGGCATGGTGAAGGCAAAGACGTATAATCCTG ACAGTGGCCTGGAGGTGCTCGCCGTGCAGCGTGTGTCCAAGGCCCAGGCGTGGCAGCGCACGGGCCGGGCCGGCAGGGAGGGCAGTGGCGTCTGCTACCGGCTCTACACGGAGGATGAGTTTGAGAAGTTGGAGAAGATGACCGTGCCGGAGATCCAGAG GTGCAACCTGGCCAGCGTGCTGCTGCAGCTCCTCGCCATGAAGGTCCCCGATGTGCTCACCTTCGACTTCATGTCCAAGCCCTCTCCGG ATCATGTCCAGGCCGCGGTTGCCCAGCTGGACCTGTTAGGTGCTCTCGAACAGAAGGACGGCCAGCTCACCCTGACTCCGGTGGGGAGAAAGATGGCTGCTTTCCCTTTAGACCCCAAATTCGCCAAA accctcctcctgtcccccaagTTCCACTGCACCGAGGAGATCCTGACTGTCATCTCCCTCCTGTCGGTGGACAGCGTTCTGTACGACCCTCCCTCCCGGCGGGACGAGGTGCAGGCCGTCCGTAGGAAGTTCATGTCCAGCGAGGGCGACCACATCACGCTGCTCAACATCTACCGGGCCTTCAAGAACCTGGGCGGAAGTAAG GACTGGTGCAGAGAGAACTTCGTCAACAGCAAGAACATGGCGCTGGTGGCTGAGGTCCGAGCACAGCTGAGGGACATCTGCTTGAAG ATGTCCATGCCAATGGTGTCCTCCCGCGGGGACGGGGAGAGTGTCCGccggtgcctggcacacagcctgTTCATGAGCACCGCCGAGCTGCAGCCAGACGGCACGTACGTCACCACGGACAGCCGGCAGCCGGTGGCCATCCACCCCTCGTCCGTGCTTTTCCACTGTCGGCCGGCCTGCGTCGTGTACACGGAGCTGCTGCACACCAGCCGCTGCTACATGCGTGACGTGTGTGTCGTGGACGCTGACTGGCTGCACGAGGCTGCCCCTGACTACTTCCGGAGGAAGCTGCGGGCCGCCCACGACTGA